The nucleotide window CGCGGATCAGCTGCTGATAGCGGAGGAAGATGCGCGCACGGGCACCGATCGGCGTCTTGCGCCAGGTCTTGAATGCCTCGGCGGCGCTGGCGACGGCGCGGTTGACTTCCGCCGCGGTGGCGAACGGCACGCGGGCCAGCACTTCCTGAGTGGCGGGATTGACGACGTCGCGCCAGTCTTGGGTGGTGGATTCGACGAACTCGCCGCCGATCAGCAATTTCACGCTGGGGATGGAACCGGTCATATCGCTCTCCGCCTGATTAGGCTCAGTTGTTGTTATCGGCTCGCGGACAGCTGCGAGAAGCTGCCTTGATCCTAGCAATGCAAAAAAACGCAAGACAATGCGGCCGGCTGCAGAGTCGTTGTGCAAATATGCACGGGAACCATCGACCAGAGCGGCAAACATGGACTGGGACAACCTGCGTTACTTTCTCGAAGTGGCCCGCGCGGGGCGACTGACCACGGCGGCAAGGCGGCTGGCGGTCGATCACACCACGGTTTCGCGGCGTCTGCAGGCACTGGAAAAAAGCATGGGCGCGCAGCTGTTCCTGCGCGAACCCGGCGGCTACCGCCTCACCGAAGCCGGGCGCAACCTGCTTCCGCGGGTCGAGGCGATGGAGAGCGCCAGTGCCGCCATCGAGCATTCGCTGCCGAGCATGGGCGACGGTCTTTCCGGTCAGGTGCGCATCGGCGCCACCGAGGGTTACGGCACGGTGATGCTGGCTGGGCAGCTCACCGGTCTGAGTCGGCGCTATCCGCATCTGAACATCGATCTGCTGGCACTGCCGCGCGCGGTGCGCCTGTCGCGTCACGAGGCAGACATCGTCATTACCCTGGAGCGCCCGGAGCGCGGCCCGTTCATCATCACCAAACTGACCGACTACGTGCTGCGGCTGTATGCATCGCCCGGCTACCTGGCCGAGCATGCGCCGATCCGCAGTCGCGACGATTTGGCCGCGCATCGCTTCGTCAGCTATGTCGACGATCTGCTGTTCAGCAAGGAGCTGCTGTTTCTCGACGGCATTGCCGACGCCCGCTCCATCGGCCTGCGCAGCACCAGCCTGCTGGCCCAGCAGGAAGCGGTGGCGATGGGCGCGGGAATCGCCATCCTGCCGGCGTTTTCCGCCGATGCCGATCCGCGCCTGCAGCTGCTGTTGCCCGACGCGGTGAGCTTCAGCCGCACGTTCTGGATGCTGATGCCCATCGAGTTCAAGGATCTGGCGCGCATGCGCACCACCTGGGACTACCTCAAGGAGCTGGCACAGCAGAATCAGGCACGGCTGTTGGGCTTGCCTCCACATTAAGGCGCGCCGGACTCGCCCCGGCGCGCCTCTGACTTTGCCTATTGCGTGCCCGGCGTACCGGCGGTGAGCCGCGTCGGTTGGGCTGACGGTACCTGGCGGCTTGGTCGGGGCTGCTGGCAAAGGCTGTCGGCGCCTGCCTGCAGGTAGGGCTGCAGGATCGGCGCCATGCCCTTGAGCGTCTGGACCGGCAGCGCCGAGGTGAAGCGGAAGCTGTCGGCCGCCTGCCCGGGTACGTAGGCCGTCAGCGTGCCGAAATGATTCGGTCCCAGGTAGAAGACGAAGGTGGCCGTACGGTTCATCGCCAGCGAGCTGATCAGCCGGCCGCCGGCCGCGACGGTGTCGATACGGTTGTCGCCGGTGCCGGTCTTGCCACCGACGCGCAGCGGACTGCCGTCGCTCTGCACGAAGCTGCCTTGCAGGCGCCGCGCGGTGCCGCCTTCCACAACCTGGGCAAGGGCCTCGCGCAGGGTCGCGGCCACCTCGCGCGGCAGTACCTGCTCGCCGATGTTCGGGCGTATGCCGAGGCGGGTCTCGTAAGGCGTGCCTTCGGCGAAGTGCAGGCTGTCGATGCGCACGCTCGGCAGGCGCACCCCGTCGTTGAGGATGATGCCCATCAGTTCGGCCAGCGCAGCCGGGCGGTCGCCCGAGCTGCCCAGCGCGGTGGCCAGTGACGGCACCAGATTGTCGAACGGATAGCCCAGGCGCTGCCAGCGCCGATGGATGTCGGTGAAGGCCTCGACTTCCAGCATGATGCGGATACGGCTGTCGCGCGCGCTCTTGTGCCGGCTGCGGAACAGCCAGCCGTAGACTTCCTGGCGTTCGTCGCGGCTGGCGGCGACCACCTCCGACAGATTGGCGTCGGGGTGCTGGATCAGGTAACCCAGCAGCCACAGGTCCAACGGATGGGTGCGCGCGATGTAGGCCTGATCCGGCAGGCTGAACGCGCCCGGGCCGTAGCGGGTGTGCAGCGCGTCCAGATCCTTGGCGTCGAGAGCGGCGGCAGGCAGGCGCGACGTCAGGAAGTGATCGAACGCCGCGCGCGGCGCGTCAGGCAGCAGATAGCGATGCACCGCCGCCAGCCGTACCGGCGTCGGGCGCATGCCCTGCAGGAAGGTCTCGATGCGCTGCTCGGCGGACTGGCCGCGGTACTTGCGCCAGAAACGCTGCAGGAAGATCGAGCCCTCGCGGTCGGCGAACTGGGTGAGGTATTCCAGGCGTCGCGGGTCCTTGTCGTTCTTCAGCAACTCGGCGCTGTTGATCGCCTCGTGTGTACTGTAGCTCACCAGATCGCGCATCAGCCGCACGAATGGCAGGTTCAGCGATTCGCGCAACGCGTCACGCACGCTGGCGATGCGGTGGTCGTCCTCGCGGCGGAAGTTGTTGAAGTGGTGCAGTCCGGCGCCGGTGAAGAAGCGTTCGGCCGGGCTTGCCGAGTAACGCCGCTCCATCGCCGCATCGAGCATCGCCGGCAGGCTGCGATCGCTGCTTTGCGCCAGGTAGGCCACGGCCCAGCGGCTGAGCGGGTCGCGTACTTCCAGTTCGCGCAGCTGGCGCGTGTCGAGGATCGAGTAGCGCTGGTGCAGCTCGGCGATCATCTCCAGATAGGTGGTCAGCACGCGCAGCTTGGCGGTGGAGCCGAGTTCCAGCTTGCTGCCTTCGTTGATGTCGAACGGCTGGTTGGTGTTGTCGGTCTGTACCCGCACGCGGAAACCCTGCTCGCCGCGCTCGAACAGCGTGAAGCTGTAGCGCACGTCGGCGGTTTTCTCTGGTGAGAGCATGCGTTCGCCGAACAGGCCGACTTCGGCGGCCACCTGTGGGTCGGCAAGGCTCGCCAGATAGGCGCTGATCCTGGTCTGCAATTCGCCCTGCAGCGGCGTGCTGGCGGTGAGGTCGAGGCGGTCGAGATCGTACAGCGGCATGCCCAGCAGGCCGGCCAGGCGCATGCGCGCGACGCTGATGCCCTTGGTGGCCTCCACCGTGCGGATCGCCGGCTCGCGCTGCAGGTCGCGGAACTGGACCTGCTGGGCGAGGGCGGCTTCGCGCAGACGCGTATCGACGATGCCGCCGGCGGCCAGCAGGCGAATGTGGCTGTCGGTCAGCGAAGCCAGCTCCTTGCGACCGGCGCCGAGGTAGTAGGACGGCCGGCGCTGCGCGATCAGCAGAGAAAGCACCTGGCGCAGCGCCAGCCCGCGGGCCTGAAGGTCGCTGTCGGCGTTGCGGCGCGGGTCGAGCAGACGGTTGACCTCGGCGAAATCGGCGCCGTACCACAGCCGCAGGCCATCGGCGATGCCGTGGACCTCACCATGCCCCGGCGCCGCCGAGAGCGGCACGCTGTTGAGGTAGTCGCGCACGATGCGCTGACGCGCCGCAAGGGTCTGCGGCCCTTCGCGATAGGTACGCACGCTGGCGGAAACCATCTGCCGTAGCTTCTCCTGCGGATCGCCGGTGCGTCCTTCGGGCGAATGGCGGTATTTCTCCACCTGTGTCGCCAGGGTGCTGCCGCCGGATGCCTGGCCGCCGAGGCCGAGGCGTTTCTCCAGCTGGCTGATCGCCGCCTTGGCGAAGCGCGGCCAGTCCACCGCCGGGTTGACGGTCGGCCGGCTGGCGTCCAACAGGCCGCGATCCTCGATGAACAGCAGGCTCAGCGCCACCAGCGGCGGAATGTCCTCGAAACTCTCGTAGAACTGCTGCGGGTAGCTGTTTGCATACAGCGGAAGGCCACGGCAGTCGAAGATGGTCAGGCCCACCTGCGACTGGTGCCGATAGGGCACGAAGAAGCCGCGACTGGCGTAGTCGAGCAGCGCTGGCGAAAAACGCGCCTGCGCCTGTACCTCGAAGCCGCGCGTGCTCAGCCGTTCGATGAAGGTTGGTAGCTGCACGTAGCCCAGCCGACGGTCGAACGGGCCGTCCTCGGGGAAGCGGATCTCGCTGCTCGGACCGGGGGCGACGTGATAGTCCAGGCTCGCGGCATAGCGGCTGACCCAGCGGGCCTGCCACTGTGAGGTCTGCAGCTCATGCCAGGCGGCATAGCCCCCCGCGCCCAGTAGTGTGGTGAACAACAGCAGGCCGAGCGGGCGCATCCGGCGGCGATCCTTCTTTGGTGAGGGTTTTCGGGAACGGTTGTGCGGAGCGCATTGCGAGCGCCCTGCGGGAGGAGTGTCGGACCGCCATACTGCGCCCATATCGTGTGCCTGGCTTCCTGCAAGTTGCTGATAGCAGTCTAGTTCTGGCCGCCACTATAAGCGAAGCGAGATGGATGAACGGAAGGCTCAGCGGCGCGGCCTGGCGGGACGCAGTCAATCGTTGAAGGCGGCCTGGAGCAACTGCGGCAGCAGCTGCGCCGCCGTACCACACAGCAGGAACTCGCGTTCGGCATGGCTGCCGAGCGGTTGCGGGTTGACGTGCGCCAGTACGGCGCCGGCCCGCCAGGCACGTTCGGGGATCTGTGCGGCGGGATGCACTACGCCGGATGTGCCCACGGAGATCAGCACATCGCAGCTGTCGGCCGCGGCGAATGCCGCCGTCAGTGCCGCTTCCGGCAAGCGCTCGCCGAACCAGACCACGCCAGGGCGCAGCCTGCCGCCGCAGTGTTCGCAGCGCGGCGGCTCCAGGTGGCGGCCGCCTTCGGGCTCATCGGGCAGGCCGAGCGGTTGGCTCGGTGAGCGTGCGCAGGCGAAGCAACGCGGCCGATGCAGGCTGCCGTGCAGGTGGATCACCTCGGTACTGCCGGCGCGCTCATGCAGATCGTCGACGTTCTGCGTGACCAGCGTGAGTTTCGGCACCCGCTGCGCCAGTGCTGCGATGGCGAGGTGGGCTGGATTTGGCTGCGCCTGCAGCACCTGCATGCGGCGCCACTCGTACCAGCCCCAGACCAGCGCCGGGTCTTGGCGAAATGCACGCGCGGTAGCCAGCGTCGCCGGATCGTAGCGCTCCCACAGACCGCTGGGCGTATCACGGAAGGTGGCGATGCCGCTCTCGGCCGAGACGCCAGCACCGGTGAACACCAGCACGTGACGCGCGCCGCGCAAGGCGGTGATGAGCGCTGCGGGAATCAAAGCGAACTCCTGTTACCGAAGCTGGCCGTGGCGCAGGCCGGAGCCGTCAGCTTTACCATCGGCGCCAGGTTCTTTCCAGTTGTGACCGTCAGGTACGAGCGGAAAGCTCGTGGCCCATCGGCGTCGCGTCGGGCAGGCTGACGCCGGCGTTCTCGAAATCCGGGCTGTGGACTTCCGAATCCAGCGGCATGTGGCTGTAGCGGGCGGGCGCCGGTTGGCGCTGCTGAGGCGCCGCGCTGAGCAGTCGCTTGGCCTCGCAGCGACCATTGATGCCGCGTAACAGCAGCAAGGCGCCGGCCGCTGCCTGCAACAGTCCGCCCGCACCGCCGCGGCGCGCCCCCAGACCGAGCAACAGCAGGCCGCCGGCCAGCGAGGCAGCGCGTTCCCAGCCATGCACGTTCTGGTCGTGGGATTCGTAGGGTGAGTTCATCGGGCAATCCTCGTCAGGGCTGATGCAGCAACTGACTGCGGCGTGCCACAGGCGTTCCGCGGCTGCGGCGCTATCAGCCCTGGCGGGCGATCAACGCCGGATCGGCGGGTTGCTGCGGGATATCGGCGGGCTCGATGTCCCAGTCGCCGTACAGGTACCAGTCCTCGCCGAGCATTTCCGAGGGGTGCATCGTGCGGTCGGCGCCGTTGCCGCAGCCCAGCGAGGTCGCCGGGCAGTAGCGGTCGCAGCCCCAGCAGATGCGTTCGGGATGCGGCGGGTTGAGCGGAAACTTCTTGGCCATGGGGCTACCTCGCGCTCAGCGAAGCGGTATCGGCAGGCGAGAGCGCATCCGTCAGCCGATCTGCCAGTTCGGGCTGCGCCAGCACCGCGCAGAGCGCGGGGATGAGCAGGCAGCCGTCGGGCTGAATTTCGATGCCATGCGCACGCAGGTGCAGCAGGCCTTCACGTTGCAGCTGTTCCAGCAGCGGTTGCAGCGTTGCGTAGCGTTCCTGGAACACGACGCCGGCGCGTGCCTGCAGGCTGACGAAGTCCAGATAGCCATCGCACAGCAGTTGTTCGGTGATCGCCCGCAGCCCACGATCGACACTGGCAGGCAGCAAGCCGCGGTCGGTAGGAAGCTGGGCCTGGGCGAGTGCCTGCCGGTAATCCGCGATCGACGTGTGATTGCGCACATAGAGATCGCCGACCCGGCTGACCGCACCGGCGCCCAGACCGAGATGGTCGAACTGCGCGAGCGTGGTGTAGCCGCCGACATCATGGCGAAGACAGCCAAGCTCTTGCGCCATCGTCAGTTCGTCGTGGGGAAGGGCAAAGTGGCCCAGACCGATGAAGCGGTAGCCGGCCGCGGCGAGACGCTCGATACCGCAACGGTGCAAGACCTGGCTGACATCGGCGGGCGCAAGGCTGAGGCGCCGCGAGGCGGGGGCCGGCAGTTGCCGGTAATCGAACATCGAGACGCGGTCGGGTTGCAGCTCGATGATCGAATCGAGCTTGCGGGCGAAGCTGGTCGGTGTCTGCCAGGAACGGCCGTAGCCGAGGTCAACGTTCACCGAGAGGTAGTGCAGCGTGCGTGCCGCCTCGATCAGCGCGCGAATGCGGCTGGTGCTCTGGAAGTACTCGACGGAATTGCCCAGATCGGCATGCAAATCGGGGACGCTGACGCTCAACTGGTTGAAGCCCAGTTCACGCAGGACGCCGACCAGCGGCCAGTCGGCATGGGCGAGTTCGACCTCGACGCTGAATTCGTTCGGCTCATGAGGGTTGAGCTCGAAGCGCGATTGCACATGGCCGATCAGCCGACGCAACTGGTCGAGACTGGCGCGGCCGGCGTTGAGCTGCAGACGTTCGACGCGAGGATGCTCGCCGAGGTGGCAGGCGTGCAGGTCGATTTCGCGCTCCAGATCGGCGATGTAGAGCGTCAGCTCGTCGTGCGGCAGCAGCGGCAGCTGTACGGCGAGGGAAAGGGGGCGCTGTGCCTTGCGGCTGTCGCGCAACGCGCGCAGCAGGTCGAGCGGTGCGATTGCGGTGGTGAAATCGGCGGTTCGCGGGTAGCCGCACTGATGCGGGTCAAGTTGCCCGTAGCGTTGCATCAAGTGGTCGTTCCAGCGTACAGAGCCAAACATTTGAGCCTCCGAACGGCGCGTATGTATTGGCAATGTGGTCATAGAAGCCTCTTGGAGCGTTGATAAGGGTCAAGACCTAGTTGATTAGTGGGTTAAGGGGTGACGCAATGCACCAAAGGCAGTCGTCGCGGCCAAGCAAGCTGCCTTTGGCGTTGGGTGTTACTTCTGGCTCAGCACCCACTCGGCGAGAATCTTCGCCTCTTCGTCGGTTACCGCGTTTGGCGGCATCGGGATCGGGCCCCAGGTGCCCTGAGAGCCGTTCTTGATCTTGCCGGCGAGCATGGTGGCGGCGTCCGCCTGGCCTGCGTACTTGGCGGCGACTTCCTTGTAGGCCGGGCCGACCAGCTTGGCGTCGATCGAATGACAGGCCGCGCAGGCCTTGCTCTTGAACAGCGATTCGCCGTCCTGCGCCAGCGCCGGCTGCAGAGCCAGAGCGCCGCCGAGGGCGAGCATGGAGATCACGATTTTTTTCATGGGTATTTCCTTTGGGTTATGACGGTCGCGATTTCGCTGACTCAGCGAAATCGCGACGACTCCCAGGTCAGGCACCTGGGAGCCTCGCTGCAATTGTCCGTCGCGCTTTAAGTGATATCTAATGAATACAAATGCAGCTTGATAACAATATCGTTGAATCATTGTGGCTATTTGTCGCACCACAACGGTGCAGGCCCGCGAAGCGCACGACCGTTCCTCTCGCCAGCCGCCCGCGGTCGTGAAAAAATCTTACTATATCAATGACATACATCTCATCGGATCTCGCATGCTGGCTGCCGTGAAGCGCTACACCCTGCTCGTTGCTGGAACGCTGGCGCGCTGCTTCCCACGTACAGCGGCACATCTGCGCAACGAGGACGAGCTGGTATTTCGCCGCTGGGGCAAACCGGTCGCAGCACCGGCCGGTGGCAAGGCAGGGAAAGCACGCAAGGGGAAAGGCAAGCAGGACGCAGGCAAACCTGCGAAGAGTCCGCCGGCACGCCAACGAAGCGCGCGGCCAGTGGCTGCCGATGGTATCTACGCGTCCGGTGAGCTGCCGGTCAGCGCGGCGCAGATCGAGGCTATGCGCGAACAGGTTGCCCGCGCGGTGGCGGCCGGCGTCATCAACATGCCGTCGGATGAGCAGTGGGCGATGATTCTCTGCCGCAGCCCGCTGACGCGGATATTCGCCGGGGCGGGTTCGGGCAAGTCCACCACGCTGGTACTGCGGGTCGTGTTCATGCTCTGTCATCTGGGCATCGAACCGGCGCGGTTGACGGTGATTTCCTTCACCAATGCCTCCTGCGCAGAGCTACGCGAACAATTGCTCAAGCTGCTCGGGTTCTGGGGATTTCCTTCCGATGCCGGGCAGGCGCGCGAATGCGTCCGTACCTTCCATGCCGCGATGGGCATGCTGGCGCGCGAGGTGCTGGGCCGCCAGCAGTGGTTCGAGCAGCTTGACGACAAGGCCGCGTCGGCCGACCAGCCGGACAATCCGTTGGCCGCCGCGCGCCTGCGTCCTGCGCAGCAGCGGCTGCTGAAGCAGGCCTACCAGCGCTGTTACAGCGCCGAGGAGGCATTTCGTCGCCAGGTGCATGAGCTGCTCGGGCTGCCGGCTCCCGCCGAGCCGGCCAACGGCAAGCGTGCGACCGCGAGGGCACCACTGGATGGCTTCAAGCTGGCGGGAGAATTTCGCGCGTTACCGCTGTACGAGGCGTTCCACGTGCAAACGGGCTTCATCGAAAGCATCGGCTTGCGCATCGACCGGCTGCAACCTGGCGCGCTGCAGTGCGCGCCGC belongs to Pseudomonas phenolilytica and includes:
- a CDS encoding coproporphyrinogen III oxidase, translating into MFGSVRWNDHLMQRYGQLDPHQCGYPRTADFTTAIAPLDLLRALRDSRKAQRPLSLAVQLPLLPHDELTLYIADLEREIDLHACHLGEHPRVERLQLNAGRASLDQLRRLIGHVQSRFELNPHEPNEFSVEVELAHADWPLVGVLRELGFNQLSVSVPDLHADLGNSVEYFQSTSRIRALIEAARTLHYLSVNVDLGYGRSWQTPTSFARKLDSIIELQPDRVSMFDYRQLPAPASRRLSLAPADVSQVLHRCGIERLAAAGYRFIGLGHFALPHDELTMAQELGCLRHDVGGYTTLAQFDHLGLGAGAVSRVGDLYVRNHTSIADYRQALAQAQLPTDRGLLPASVDRGLRAITEQLLCDGYLDFVSLQARAGVVFQERYATLQPLLEQLQREGLLHLRAHGIEIQPDGCLLIPALCAVLAQPELADRLTDALSPADTASLSAR
- a CDS encoding YgaP-like transmembrane domain; translated protein: MNSPYESHDQNVHGWERAASLAGGLLLLGLGARRGGAGGLLQAAAGALLLLRGINGRCEAKRLLSAAPQQRQPAPARYSHMPLDSEVHSPDFENAGVSLPDATPMGHELSART
- a CDS encoding SIR2 family NAD-dependent protein deacylase, translated to MIPAALITALRGARHVLVFTGAGVSAESGIATFRDTPSGLWERYDPATLATARAFRQDPALVWGWYEWRRMQVLQAQPNPAHLAIAALAQRVPKLTLVTQNVDDLHERAGSTEVIHLHGSLHRPRCFACARSPSQPLGLPDEPEGGRHLEPPRCEHCGGRLRPGVVWFGERLPEAALTAAFAAADSCDVLISVGTSGVVHPAAQIPERAWRAGAVLAHVNPQPLGSHAEREFLLCGTAAQLLPQLLQAAFND
- a CDS encoding DEAD/DEAH box helicase, with amino-acid sequence MLAAVKRYTLLVAGTLARCFPRTAAHLRNEDELVFRRWGKPVAAPAGGKAGKARKGKGKQDAGKPAKSPPARQRSARPVAADGIYASGELPVSAAQIEAMREQVARAVAAGVINMPSDEQWAMILCRSPLTRIFAGAGSGKSTTLVLRVVFMLCHLGIEPARLTVISFTNASCAELREQLLKLLGFWGFPSDAGQARECVRTFHAAMGMLAREVLGRQQWFEQLDDKAASADQPDNPLAAARLRPAQQRLLKQAYQRCYSAEEAFRRQVHELLGLPAPAEPANGKRATARAPLDGFKLAGEFRALPLYEAFHVQTGFIESIGLRIDRLQPGALQCAPRERLFIEALMAFHRHFEACLAEQGLQTFNGAFVQLSERLTSGEGIAAEQLAPFTHLLIDEFQDISPQIVQWLQALHRRVARDGKAPSLMAIGDDWQSIYGWRGSSPELFMDFDKYFPRRGRAKGSKTLLLDTNYRSIEPVIRDAEAVLAGVAFKQAKASKAARPMQPGDHGVKLVPRFDLNKGLAQLIEQINAQCAHAAERQSRERTAVLLLSRRNEPLRQIQAQLDRKLPVKAYTIHRAKGLQAEVAIIVDDCLPAEKHPLRNALYAASGFFRNSYDQAQADESLRLAYVAITRGVSRVFWYTRKPQGATTLLRQRG
- a CDS encoding c-type cytochrome yields the protein MKKIVISMLALGGALALQPALAQDGESLFKSKACAACHSIDAKLVGPAYKEVAAKYAGQADAATMLAGKIKNGSQGTWGPIPMPPNAVTDEEAKILAEWVLSQK
- a CDS encoding transglycosylase domain-containing protein, translating into MGAVWRSDTPPAGRSQCAPHNRSRKPSPKKDRRRMRPLGLLLFTTLLGAGGYAAWHELQTSQWQARWVSRYAASLDYHVAPGPSSEIRFPEDGPFDRRLGYVQLPTFIERLSTRGFEVQAQARFSPALLDYASRGFFVPYRHQSQVGLTIFDCRGLPLYANSYPQQFYESFEDIPPLVALSLLFIEDRGLLDASRPTVNPAVDWPRFAKAAISQLEKRLGLGGQASGGSTLATQVEKYRHSPEGRTGDPQEKLRQMVSASVRTYREGPQTLAARQRIVRDYLNSVPLSAAPGHGEVHGIADGLRLWYGADFAEVNRLLDPRRNADSDLQARGLALRQVLSLLIAQRRPSYYLGAGRKELASLTDSHIRLLAAGGIVDTRLREAALAQQVQFRDLQREPAIRTVEATKGISVARMRLAGLLGMPLYDLDRLDLTASTPLQGELQTRISAYLASLADPQVAAEVGLFGERMLSPEKTADVRYSFTLFERGEQGFRVRVQTDNTNQPFDINEGSKLELGSTAKLRVLTTYLEMIAELHQRYSILDTRQLRELEVRDPLSRWAVAYLAQSSDRSLPAMLDAAMERRYSASPAERFFTGAGLHHFNNFRREDDHRIASVRDALRESLNLPFVRLMRDLVSYSTHEAINSAELLKNDKDPRRLEYLTQFADREGSIFLQRFWRKYRGQSAEQRIETFLQGMRPTPVRLAAVHRYLLPDAPRAAFDHFLTSRLPAAALDAKDLDALHTRYGPGAFSLPDQAYIARTHPLDLWLLGYLIQHPDANLSEVVAASRDERQEVYGWLFRSRHKSARDSRIRIMLEVEAFTDIHRRWQRLGYPFDNLVPSLATALGSSGDRPAALAELMGIILNDGVRLPSVRIDSLHFAEGTPYETRLGIRPNIGEQVLPREVAATLREALAQVVEGGTARRLQGSFVQSDGSPLRVGGKTGTGDNRIDTVAAGGRLISSLAMNRTATFVFYLGPNHFGTLTAYVPGQAADSFRFTSALPVQTLKGMAPILQPYLQAGADSLCQQPRPSRQVPSAQPTRLTAGTPGTQ
- a CDS encoding LysR family transcriptional regulator, with translation MDWDNLRYFLEVARAGRLTTAARRLAVDHTTVSRRLQALEKSMGAQLFLREPGGYRLTEAGRNLLPRVEAMESASAAIEHSLPSMGDGLSGQVRIGATEGYGTVMLAGQLTGLSRRYPHLNIDLLALPRAVRLSRHEADIVITLERPERGPFIITKLTDYVLRLYASPGYLAEHAPIRSRDDLAAHRFVSYVDDLLFSKELLFLDGIADARSIGLRSTSLLAQQEAVAMGAGIAILPAFSADADPRLQLLLPDAVSFSRTFWMLMPIEFKDLARMRTTWDYLKELAQQNQARLLGLPPH
- a CDS encoding DUF3079 domain-containing protein, with amino-acid sequence MAKKFPLNPPHPERICWGCDRYCPATSLGCGNGADRTMHPSEMLGEDWYLYGDWDIEPADIPQQPADPALIARQG